From a region of the Chloroflexota bacterium genome:
- a CDS encoding gamma-glutamylcyclotransferase yields the protein MSDQPAYETPLPLFVYGTLRTGEYNWKIYLEGKTRSETPAIVQQHQLYANRYPYMIVGEGSVVGTLVEIEPALYETVMREIDELEQFRPDGNSWYLRVARYVNVGEQQILAWMYYASERVTQHLTNDHQITHGDWVRWNQEQANI from the coding sequence ATGAGCGACCAACCAGCTTACGAGACACCCTTGCCATTGTTTGTCTATGGCACATTACGCACTGGCGAGTACAACTGGAAAATCTACCTCGAAGGCAAAACCCGCAGCGAAACCCCCGCGATCGTGCAGCAACATCAGCTCTATGCCAATCGCTACCCCTATATGATTGTCGGCGAAGGTAGCGTCGTCGGTACATTGGTTGAAATTGAGCCAGCACTGTATGAAACTGTCATGCGTGAAATCGACGAACTTGAGCAATTTCGCCCTGATGGCAATAGTTGGTATTTACGCGTTGCACGTTATGTTAACGTTGGCGAGCAACAAATACTAGCCTGGATGTATTATGCCAGCGAACGGGTCACCCAACATTTAACCAACGATCATCAGATTACCCACGGCGATTGGGTGCGCTGGAATCAAGAGCAAGCAAATATCTAG